The sequence CTGTGGCATAGATGGGCAAGGCTGGGCAAGGCCTGGAAATGCTGTCCCTTCCCACCCTCCTCATTACCTGATCCTCAGACACCAAAGGGCCACCTGGGGACACGGTGCAGCCCTCCTGTTGGAGTGTGGAAAGCAGCGGGGAGTGTTTGGATGGTGGTGTGGAAATGGGTGGGGGTTTTCTGTGGGCTGGGGGCAAGGGAGGATCAACCGGCACTCACCTTCATAGCAAGGGATCAGCGTCCTGCCTTTGGCCTGGAGGTTGGACGGGATGATGTAACAGAAGCCGTGGGGCAGGATGTGGTCTGTTTCATAGTAGATGTTCTTCCAGCGGTGGGCACAGGCCTGCGGGACAGAGAGAGGTTCAGAGCAGGACAGTCAGGCCAGTCACAAAGCAAGGCCCAGCAGTACCAGGCAGTTCTGTGGGAGGAGAGCGGCAGAGAGGGGCTGGGAAGCCACGttctctcccacccaccccatcagCAGACTGTGGGAGCTTGCTCAGGGGTGCCCCTGGGAGGTGGCAGAAATCAACAAACATATAAACGAATGAGGAGCATAACAAGTGCTGGGGAGAAAGGACACGGGGTGATGGGCTAAGAATCTAGGCGTAGGGAGGACGGTTTTCACCTGGAGGCCAGGGGTGGCCGAAAGGATGAGaaagagccagacagcctgggcaCAGAGGGAATATCAGGGGCAATGCAGAAAAAGGCTTGGAGGgtcaagagaaagaaaggaggccTGTGGAGCTGCTCTGGGGGAAGCTAAGGTCAGAGAGAGGACAGGGGCAGGCCCCAGAGATCTTGCAGACCTCAAGGATGACTGACTTTAGTGGATGTGCCAATGGAGGGTCTCACACAGGTGAGTGGTGTAGTCTAACTCACAGCTTGGAAAGATAACTGAGCTGCCAAGTGGAGACTGTAGGTAGATGAGGGTGGAGGTGAACATCCAGGTGAGAGATGCTGCTGCCTGGACCAGGATGGGGGCagtggagaggggagaagagggtgacctCAGGATGCAGAGGTGGAGCTAATGGGCCTGAGGACCAAAGGACACGCTGAGAAAAAGCTAGAGACAAGGGGTGTTGCTCTGCCCACAACAGACCCTGACCTTCACAGCACCACCTGCTTGCCCACTGGAGCAGTCACTGGCCTCCATCAAACTTGAGACCCTTCAGAGTCACCTGGAAGTCTCGCTAAATCACACAGCACTAGACCCCACCCCGAGAGCTAGCTTGGCCAATCTGCaggggcctgagaatctgcattttaacaagttccCAAGTGAACCGAGGCCACTGATCTCTGAAGCACCTTCAGGAGGTCCTTTTCAGGTTCAGGGCAAAGAATTTGGTTGAACCATAAGAAACTGCTGATATGTGACTGTTTTATATCATTAATcagaagtaaatgtttgttgatggtcttttgaagtaaatttacatacagaaaaaagcaaaaatctcaAGTGTACCGTGCACAGATCTCAAGTGTGCGTGTTTGTCAAAGCCATCgaatgagttttgacaaacacATACATTCCTGTAACCAAACCCTTAGCAAGACAGAGAGCATTTGCATCTCACCAGGATGGTCCCTCGGGCCAAGAAGTGGCCAGAGCCCGCCCCCTCAAAGAGGTGACATCTGAGTAGAGACCTGGAGAAAGTGAGGGAGCAGCTGGGAGGGGCCCCGAGATGGGCAAGAGCTTGGCACGAGTGAGGAGCTGAGACCGACCCTCTGGTCATCTCTGGAGGGCAGTCTCCCAGCACTGGGGTCACACGTGCCAGGAGACGCCAGGAGGGACAGTTCTGAGAGCCAGAAGCGGGAATACAGACACACGTCCATTCCCACCAGCCCCGGACACACCCAGCCTCTCGTTCAGATGCACCTGCAAGGCCAGTGAGAAGCCAGACTGCTTGCTGCAAAGTTGTTTACTCTGCCCAGCCCTCCCCACTGCTCGTGGACATTCACACTCAGGAATCAGGTTGCTTCACTCTAGCCAAcagattcattttcttaaaatactgcATTTTAAAGTAATCGGTTTTTAACTTATTTGTTTGTATCAAACACACGGTTTCTATAGGCTGTAACACTCACCATTTgattttcccaggtggcacagtggtagagaatccacctgccaatgtaggagatagaggagacccgggtttgatccttgggtggggaagtaaatggcagcccactcccctggagtgggaaatgacaacccactccagtattcttgcctagaaagtcccatgggcagagttgcctggcaggttacagtccatgggatagcaaagagtcagccatgactgagcacacatgcaagcaACATTCAGAATTTACATGGTCCACATCTGACCTCTTCTGCAACCCTGGAAGGTGGGAAGATGTCTTAGAATTCCCATTTTCTATATGGGAACCCTAGGTTTTAGACAGTGTTTTGCTTAAGTTCCAGAGCTGGTAAGGGCTGCAAACAACACGGAAACCCAGATTTCAGAATCCTCCTTATCTCACTCGAAAACATCTCCAACTTATAACTCCCAACTTCCACCTAAGAAGCCATCAAAACCCACCCTTTGGGGCAGGTCCAGGTAGCTATTGTCCTTACAGCCTCCCCAAAGGTCTTAGGACTCCCAGAAACGACCTCTCTGAGGTTGAACGGGACGCCAAGGCCACTGGATGAAGGGAGTGTGGCTCTCAAGGGCCTGGGTATCCCTGAAGTCActtgatgaaaaaaatcactgccTGCCAACCTCTCTGATCTTCATCCCTCCAAGCAAACCACCCAAGGGCCACTGACAAGGCCACTCCCTATCCATGAGAAAGCAAAGGAACTCAGAGCGGCAGGAAATCAGCTTGCCCACACTCCTGCCTCTTGCCCTACGACAATGAACGTGAAAAATAATCTCTTGTTATTCCTTATTCTGCAAACCACCTCCATTCCTCCCCATGAGGTGCTGTTCTGTGCTTCTAGCACATCCGGATAGACTGAAATGATGTCAAGTGAGAAGCTAAACAAAGCTATCATGCAGTGGATAATCACTCCATTCCACCAAGTTTTTATTTCCAACTAAATTCTGATAGCTTCCAAACTTGAGTTGCTTACCATTCAATTAGCTGGTAAATCATTTATCTTTTAGTTTACGGATCTGGCAAAGCCCTAGGGCTTACCCTGTTTTTACTGTATTTATGGGTTAGAGGGACTGTAAAGGGAGGCGGCTGTTTATCATGATGCACCCTGACTCTTATGAGGATGGATCTTCTGTATTTAATGTCCAgcttattgcctttttttttaagtgtcataAACTATTTAGGGAGTGATCTTGGGGAATTCCTAAAAGAGCCAAAGATTGCATTCACAGCAAGCTAAACTAAAATTAAGGCATTCTGTGAGGTCAGAGATCAAAGAGTCAAAGGCAGTTTGCAtgtaagaaaacaaggaaaagtgTCTCTGAACataaattacagaaagaaaaggcTGTTTAGCCCTGATTATCCTTCTACATACACACATGTCAATCTGACTCCAACATTAAGAAAAATTCCTAGGGACTGTCTCCAAAGCATTAAAATCTCTATCAATCTTTCCAAATGAGTTCTGCTGTGAGAGAggaagggtggggggcagggaggagacagggactACCAACAGGAAAAAGAGAGCACCCTCTGGAAACAGCAAGACTTACTCCAACTCAGATTCCAGAAAATTATAACAAAAGGGGGAAAGGTCTAGGACCACCCCACATCTTAGCATCTGACACATTTCAAGTTACAAGGGTTGTTTTTGCTACCAAAagaataagaaggaaataaagaagccATTTATTTTGAAGGCTTTTTTGTGGTATGGAAATGTCCTTCCTGGATTAGGGGTCAGGTTCTGGGCCCCTCTAGAtagctctgcccccaccccacccacccattcACCATGCATTCACCCACACATGCATTCACCATGCACAGACGACCAGAGCTTTTCCCACGCCTCAGGTCTACCCAGCACAGTCAGGAGCAGACAGGCTGTCAGCCACTGAGAACACGGAATACAGGAGATCAGGGCCCTGACACCATGGATTCCACCCCCCCTtcaaaaggaggagggggtggcctgGGAGGCCCAGGGCTGGTGACTTCTGGGGTTCTGGGAAAGTCATTCTAAGGATGTCCACCTCCTAAAAATTCATCAAGATATACACAGCTGGGGAAGGGGCGGCAGGAGCCACGTCAGGCTGTGAAGGTGGCAAGAAGAAGCCCCTGAAGCAGCCTAAGAAGCAAGCCAAGGAGATGGAAGAGGAAGATAAGGCATTcaagcagaagcagaagcagaagaaactCGAGGAGCTAAAAGCAAAGGCTGTGGTGAAAGGCCTCCTGGCCACAGATGGAATTAAGAAATCTGGCAAAAAGCAAGTTGTTCCTTATGCCTGAGGCAATGATGACTCTTAGTTGCATTCCTGTTTAAACATCTGGATCTCCTGCCACCTATAGCTAGAATGAAGTGTTGTCTTGGAACCTATTGTACATTTAAGAGTaaacttttgttaaaaaaaaaaaaagttataaaaaagatGTATACAGATGATTTGGGGCATTTTTCTGCATGGATGTTATAGCTCAacaaaaagtttacttaaaaaaaaaatcaggaaacaaaGCAACAGAAGTAAATGCAAAGTATATCCTGTGGCTTTGAAAAAATGGCCAAGATGAGAAGTGGTGAATAGAAAGACAGCAACAGCCCTGATCCTTGGAAAGGCAATGGCCAAGAGACAGAGCTGGAGAGCACCGCTTCCCCCCAGAAGTCAGCTGGATGCGGTCTTTAGTTGTTGCCTGAGCCTTGTAGACTCTGCTGAAAACAGAAACGTCAGACTTGAACACTGTGAGCTGCGCTCCCAGGTCGAAGAGACAGCTCAGTGCCCATGCTGGGTTTGTTGGGTAGTTATTACCAGAAGTGACTTTCCCCCCTATTTCTTAAACCGTCATCTGCACACTGGGAGTGTGCAGTGAAAGGACAGGGGAAGGGGCTTGCCTCTAATCCCGATGCGGTGCTCATGTGTGTTATCACTTGTTGCCTGGGGAGATGGAAGGAACCACAGGGTGGTGGATTTGAGGCTGGCAGATGCTGAGCTAAAGGCAGCCTGCCAGAGCAAGCCCAACATCCTGGATCTTGCCAGAACTGGCTGGTGGGTCTGTGGACCAGAAAATGCCATTCATCATCTAGATTTTTAATTCTCCATCGCAACTTTCAAAATCTCTATTCGTTCTTTACTTTGAAATCAGCATCAGATGCTACTTTCAAAAAGAGCCATCCCACCTCTCCCACTTCAAACCCAACCTTGGAATCCAGTATTATGCTTCTTGGGGATATAGGTGTGAGGCCGACACCCCCAAACAACTACCGAGTTCGCAAAATGTGATTGAATAAAACATATCTTCctgttcttaattttaaaataaacacttgcCTCCCAGAAAGTTTTGACAGGCAGAAATAAGacatgaaagaaaaagcaaatggatACGAAACCTTCAAAACCAAAATATGGACTGGGTCACCCCTTCTTGTCTCCTGCTGTCACCTCTCATTTCCGAGGGGCATTTTACAGCCTTTGCCTCATGCATCCATCAATCACTT is a genomic window of Cervus canadensis isolate Bull #8, Minnesota chromosome 22, ASM1932006v1, whole genome shotgun sequence containing:
- the LOC122424988 gene encoding translation machinery-associated protein 7-like, coding for MRVEVNIQIYTAGEGAAGATSGCEGGKKKPLKQPKKQAKEMEEEDKAFKQKQKQKKLEELKAKAVVKGLLATDGIKKSGKKQVVPYA